The proteins below come from a single Mercenaria mercenaria strain notata chromosome 3, MADL_Memer_1, whole genome shotgun sequence genomic window:
- the LOC123524205 gene encoding uncharacterized protein LOC123524205 produces MDKTDNGTPEDLRPKQRRRSQNLNTRKGRLSTEVRKREKEKPQKAQQKEDKSSKELQLNNLVVLRVGEEKVNVDKETLIVSSEYFKALFSGHFSDSDAKELDLTKDVEKIEDLRILLDFISNGKVEITKHNLSQVLKVSSFFLVDSLTEKCAKFMSETTSLETCVQHYLIASNYALPKHYTRKFQSLLETRFHDYIIYEEDVASYLNDEELKQLMLSGIMKHCSKESLFNFLLKWLSKSPELTDKQFTLVADIIQYFEQCKTAQTVPFQCEKKKTIANINRMAVALRKSCEPEMLQKFRLLFNNFLRSKEHVFEHLDKHTSVGIFTFSKRTCINRASTKDRNDPSCRFLVSPKRCQELLVGPNETCDLCVYQPDSRVWFHIATFGEDKYFEQVDGRPYQPTTQMRQQHAANIFCDIVVTGEEMMFRDISNKCRLVRYNFKSKRWTNFNIKDIIVAAENMTHFQFEYGRNGVLYLITRNTRQFASHLIEFRGYTFDLTGLALQPIFSTEGILERRGESFKEWSHMTVKRSSVSNELIILFTKGVGENLAILVDLGPLENGGKAKSYTLLHKESLDTTKCEELMFVDVDILETDDRFLIVSSANRVLTIKYQYKFHSKVLEFVENGPQYHLSPKCDRHGEKANRSTFRDSYWEMDEEYGFGSHNRKIKFSTFGEPDIEFHTPPPFVDTVSVCVAEVNKNIFSDLEPVKQYL; encoded by the coding sequence TAATGTCGACAAAGAAACACTGATCGTTTCAAGTGAATATTTTAAAGCACTGTTTTCGGGTCATTTTTCCGACTCCGATGCTAAAGAGCTTGATCTAACAAAGGACGTGGAGAAAATAGAAGATCTAAGAATTTTGTTGGATTTTATAAGCAACGGTAAAGTAGAAATAACCAAGCACAACTTGAGTCAGGTTTTGAAAGTAAGTTCCTTTTTCCTTGTAGACAGTTTAACTGAAAAATGTGCCAAGTTCATGTCGGAAACAACGTCATTAGAAACATGTGTGCAACACTATCTCATTGCCTCAAACTACGCCTTACCTAAACATTATACACGGAAGTTTCAATCGTTACTGGAAACCAGATTTCACGATTATATCATTTATGAAGAAGATGTAGCTTCATATCTCAATGACGAGGAGCTCAAGCAGTTAATGTTGTCGGGTATCATGAAACATTGCTCCAAGGAAAGCCTTTtcaatttcttattaaaatggtTGTCCAAAAGTCCGGAGCTGACAGACAAACAGTTTACGTTAGTAGCTGATATAATCCAGTATTTTGAACAGTGTAAAACCGCTCAAACAGTTCCGTTTCAATGTGAGAAAAAGAAAACGATTGCAAATATAAATAGAATGGCAGTCGCTCTTCGAAAGTCATGTGAGCCTGAAATGTTGCAAAAATTCCGTCTACTTTTCAACAACTTTCTCCGTAGCAAAGAACATGTATTTGAACACTTAGATAAACATACTAGTGTCGggatatttacattttcaaagaGAACATGTATCAACAGAGCGTCGACTAAAGACAGAAATGACCCTAGCTGTCGCTTTCTTGTGTCGCCAAAACGTTGCCAAGAATTGTTGGTTGGTCCGAACGAAACATGTGATCTGTGCGTGTATCAACCGGATTCGAGAGTTTGGTTTCATATTGCCACTTTTGGTGAAGATAAGTATTTTGAACAGGTTGACGGACGCCCTTACCAACCAACCACACAAATGCGTCAACAACATGCAGCTAATATTTTCTGTGACATTGTAGTGACTGGCGAGGAAATGATGTTTCGTGATATCAGTAACAAATGCAGACTTGTGAGGTACAACTTCAAAAGCAAACGCTGGACAAATTTCAACATCAAGGATATAATAGTAGCTGCCGAGAACATGacacattttcagtttgaatatgggaGAAATGGTGTTCTATACCTTATAACAAGAAACACGAGACAGTTTGCGTCACACCTAATCGAGTTTCGAGGATATACTTTTGACCTTACAGGTCTTGCATTGCAACCAATATTTTCAACTGAGGGTATTTTGGAAAGACGAGGAGAAAGTTTCAAAGAGTGGTCTCATATGACCGTCAAACGCAGCTCCGTATCAAATGAATTAATCATTCTTTTCACGAAAGGAGTAGGTGAAAACCTTGCTATCCTGGTTGACCTTGGCCCACTCGAGAATGGAGGTAAAGCAAAGTCATATACTCTGTTGCACAAGGAATCGCTTGATACGACAAAATGTGAAGAGTTAATGTTTGTTGATGTTGACATTCTTGAAACGGACGATAGATTCTTAATTGTATCATCTGCAAATCGAGTTCTTACAATCAAATATCAATACAAGTTTCACTCAAAGGTATTAGAATTTGTTGAAAACGGACCGCAATATCACTTGTCTCCAAAATGCGACAGACACGGTGAGAAGGCGAACCGGTCAACCTTTCGAGATTCTTACTGGGAAATGGACGAAGAATATGGGTTTGGAAGTcacaacagaaaaataaaattcagtaCTTTTGGAGAACCAGACATTGAGTTTCACACGCCGCCACCATTTGTTGATACAGTCTCAGTGTGTGTAGCGGAAgtcaacaaaaatatattctcGGATCTTGAACCCGTCAAACAGTACTTGTAA